One part of the Elusimicrobiota bacterium genome encodes these proteins:
- a CDS encoding DUF4276 family protein yields MKELVFLLEEESAKEMLKSSLPRILPYDITPQYFVFEGKQDLENQLIRKLKGYRVPNAKFVILRDQDASDCRIVKNSIIDKCNKTGRKDVLVRIVCREIESWYLADLAAVEQGLNVSKLVQLQNKNMYRTPDNIVSPSKRLKKIAPKYQKVSGSRAIGPFLDLNNNRSHSFAVFIAGIKKLCGIS; encoded by the coding sequence ATGAAAGAACTAGTTTTTTTATTAGAAGAAGAATCTGCTAAAGAGATGTTGAAGAGTTCGTTGCCAAGAATATTACCGTATGACATAACTCCGCAATATTTCGTTTTTGAAGGTAAACAAGATCTTGAAAATCAATTGATCAGGAAACTCAAGGGCTATCGTGTTCCTAATGCAAAATTTGTTATTCTTCGTGATCAAGACGCATCTGATTGCCGTATTGTGAAAAATTCTATTATAGACAAATGTAATAAAACTGGCCGTAAGGATGTGCTAGTTCGGATTGTATGTCGTGAAATAGAAAGCTGGTATCTCGCTGACCTTGCCGCCGTTGAACAAGGTCTTAATGTGTCGAAATTAGTACAGCTTCAAAACAAAAACATGTATCGTACTCCTGATAATATTGTGTCTCCATCAAAACGATTAAAAAAAATTGCTCCAAAATATCAAAAAGTTAGCGGATCACGTGCTATCGGACCTTTTTTGGATCTTAACAATAACCGTTCCCACAGTTTTGCTGTGTTTATAGCAGGAATTAAAAAGTTGTGCGGAATCTCTTAA
- a CDS encoding AAA family ATPase — protein MKIEYIRLKNFRAFKNIEIREIPKMCVFVGANGTGKSTLFSVFAFLKDALTENVHVALTKLGGSRGFQEVRSRNTDGSIEIELKFREDELSPLITYMLAIDEVDGRPVVDREILRYRRGSKGKAWHFLDFARGEGEAVTNEPDSVKDEKELVREKQTLKSPDTLAVKGLAQFKKFPAAMALGELISNWYISDFHIQRARPEQEAGYAEHLSKEGENLSLVTEFMYKQHRKLFDEILEKLKKRVPGIAKIDVKTTEEGRVLLRFQDGAFEDPFLARHVSDGTIKMFAYLVMLHDPKPHPLLCVEEPENQLYPRLLTELAEEFREYAMRGGQVFVSTHSPDFLNASELDEVFWLIKKDGYTEVRRAKDDDQIKTYMNDGDKMGYLWKQGFFKGADPE, from the coding sequence ATGAAAATTGAGTACATTAGGTTAAAAAATTTCAGAGCTTTTAAAAACATTGAAATTCGGGAAATTCCCAAGATGTGTGTTTTTGTCGGTGCCAATGGAACAGGAAAATCAACTTTGTTCAGTGTGTTTGCATTTTTAAAAGATGCTCTCACCGAAAATGTGCATGTTGCTTTAACTAAGCTTGGGGGTAGCCGCGGCTTTCAGGAAGTTCGAAGCCGTAATACAGACGGATCAATTGAAATTGAACTTAAATTTCGTGAAGATGAGTTATCACCCTTGATAACATATATGCTTGCTATTGATGAAGTTGATGGGCGTCCCGTAGTAGACAGGGAGATACTAAGGTATAGGCGTGGAAGTAAAGGGAAGGCCTGGCATTTTCTTGATTTTGCCCGAGGAGAAGGGGAAGCCGTAACCAATGAACCTGATAGTGTTAAGGATGAGAAAGAATTAGTCCGGGAAAAGCAGACATTAAAATCACCTGATACACTTGCAGTAAAAGGACTAGCCCAGTTTAAAAAATTTCCAGCTGCTATGGCTTTAGGAGAGCTTATTTCTAATTGGTATATATCAGACTTCCATATTCAAAGAGCTCGTCCTGAACAAGAGGCGGGTTATGCTGAACATCTTTCAAAAGAAGGGGAAAATTTATCCTTAGTAACGGAATTTATGTATAAGCAGCACAGAAAGCTGTTTGACGAAATATTAGAAAAGCTTAAAAAACGAGTTCCCGGCATTGCCAAAATAGATGTTAAAACAACTGAAGAGGGGCGTGTACTGTTACGCTTTCAAGATGGAGCCTTTGAAGATCCTTTTTTAGCCCGTCATGTTTCTGATGGGACTATTAAAATGTTTGCTTATTTGGTTATGTTGCATGATCCTAAACCGCACCCTTTGTTATGTGTTGAAGAACCAGAAAATCAGTTATATCCCAGGCTTTTAACAGAGCTAGCTGAAGAATTTCGTGAATATGCAATGAGAGGAGGACAAGTTTTTGTTTCTACCCATTCACCTGATTTTTTAAACGCTTCTGAACTTGACGAGGTATTCTGGTTAATAAAAAAAGATGGCTATACGGAAGTTCGGCGTGCTAAAGATGATGATCAAATTAAAACATATATGAATGACGGAGACAAAATGGGTTATCTTTGGAAACAGGGATTTTTTAAAGGAGCTGACCCTGAATGA
- a CDS encoding DEAD/DEAH box helicase family protein encodes MKLTDYHAKYYAYELTKRCPSDSLQKLTATLADAQVDLNPHQIEAALFAFRSPLSKGAILADEVGLGKTIEAGLVLSQKWAERKRKILLIVPSSLRKQWNAELQEKFFLPSIIIESKSFNQYIKDGNLNPFNQEDMIVICSYHFARAKSPYIKQIKWDLAVIDEAHHLRNVYKSSNKIAREIKDALSEAPKILLTATPLQNSLLELYGLVSVIDDHVFGDLKSFKVNYARVSKVQDIYESEVGLVEPRQKMFKELRKRLKPVCIRTLRKQVHPHIKFTERKPLTQDYIPTEQEIELYNGMSEYMQRPKLYALPSSQRQLITLILRKLLASSSFAIASTLNSLTYRLEKNIEEAEKQLSMKETGILELEQNYENYDEQADEWSDQEEEESDGKEKKEAFYTKEDIVLMKAEKKDLENFRNLAKKIWTNSKGEALLIALEQGFKMTEELGAKRKAIIFTESTITQKYLLDLLSTKGHKDKIVLFNGSNNDDKSKEIYQEWIKKNKNNDKITGSKTADLRASLVEYFKDDAEIMIATEAGAEGINLQFCSLLVNYDLPWNPQRIEQRIGRCHRYGQKHDVVVINFVNRKNAADQRVYELLDQKFNLFKGIFGASDEVLGSIESGVDFEKRIATIYQSCRSEDEINTAFDTLQNEMDESIQKNLKDTRQKLLENFDSEVHDKLKINDRESHENLDNYERWLWDITRHFLGDNAKFAEQGYSFLLKNNPFPKESIDAGPYKIGKNVEDAHIYRPGHPLAQRILNELKTRNTDIAEIVFDYSNNPTMISVLKPLVGKNGVMKVSNYTVEAFEAEDQIIVSAFNQQGKPIDMDIARKLFAVSAEITKEKAIISESEKMKLAEIENQTINTTSTNIAERNSDFFNIEIDKLDRWADDMKTALELDLKKLDIDIKTAKTQAKKILNLEEKLKEHRRIKDSEKKRNEMRKKLYEAQDDVDKQKEGLIERVEAQLKQKSSLTPLFTIRWKVV; translated from the coding sequence ATGAAACTAACGGACTATCACGCTAAATATTATGCTTATGAGCTAACAAAGAGATGCCCGTCTGATTCATTGCAAAAACTCACAGCAACACTGGCAGATGCACAAGTAGATTTAAACCCTCATCAGATAGAAGCTGCACTGTTTGCATTTCGGTCACCGCTATCAAAAGGGGCCATACTGGCCGACGAGGTAGGGTTGGGAAAAACAATAGAAGCAGGCCTTGTACTTTCACAGAAGTGGGCAGAGAGAAAAAGAAAGATATTGCTTATTGTACCTTCCAGCTTAAGAAAACAATGGAATGCTGAACTCCAGGAAAAATTCTTCCTACCTTCAATAATTATTGAATCAAAATCCTTTAACCAGTATATTAAAGATGGTAATTTAAACCCTTTTAACCAGGAAGATATGATAGTTATTTGTTCATACCATTTTGCAAGAGCAAAATCGCCATATATCAAACAAATTAAATGGGACCTTGCTGTTATTGATGAAGCCCATCATCTCCGCAATGTTTATAAATCAAGTAACAAGATAGCCCGGGAAATCAAAGATGCTTTGAGCGAAGCTCCTAAAATACTTCTTACGGCTACCCCTCTCCAGAATTCCCTGCTTGAACTCTACGGGCTTGTCAGCGTGATAGATGATCATGTCTTTGGTGATCTTAAGAGCTTCAAGGTCAATTATGCCCGCGTTTCTAAAGTACAAGACATTTATGAAAGCGAAGTTGGCTTGGTTGAGCCACGACAAAAAATGTTCAAAGAATTGCGAAAACGCCTAAAACCAGTTTGTATCAGGACCTTACGCAAACAGGTTCACCCACATATAAAATTTACTGAACGCAAACCTTTAACCCAGGATTACATACCAACCGAGCAGGAAATAGAGCTTTATAATGGTATGTCTGAATATATGCAAAGGCCAAAATTGTATGCATTACCTTCAAGCCAAAGGCAACTAATAACGCTCATTTTACGTAAACTACTTGCTTCGTCTTCATTTGCTATAGCCAGCACCCTTAATAGCCTCACTTACCGTCTTGAAAAAAACATAGAAGAAGCCGAAAAACAGCTGAGCATGAAAGAAACAGGTATTCTGGAGTTAGAACAGAATTACGAGAATTATGATGAACAGGCAGACGAATGGAGTGATCAAGAGGAAGAAGAGAGTGATGGTAAAGAAAAGAAAGAAGCATTTTATACAAAAGAAGACATCGTTTTAATGAAAGCTGAAAAAAAAGACCTTGAAAATTTCCGGAACCTTGCCAAAAAAATATGGACAAACTCAAAAGGAGAAGCCCTACTTATAGCTCTTGAACAGGGATTCAAGATGACGGAGGAATTAGGGGCCAAGAGAAAAGCCATTATTTTCACGGAATCAACCATTACTCAGAAATATTTGTTGGATTTACTTTCCACTAAAGGGCATAAAGATAAGATTGTTCTTTTTAATGGCTCAAACAATGATGACAAATCAAAGGAAATATATCAGGAATGGATAAAAAAGAACAAGAATAATGATAAAATTACAGGGTCAAAAACTGCTGATTTAAGAGCTTCATTAGTAGAATACTTCAAGGATGACGCAGAAATAATGATAGCTACCGAAGCAGGAGCTGAAGGTATCAATTTGCAGTTTTGTTCCCTTCTCGTCAACTATGACTTACCCTGGAATCCACAAAGGATAGAACAACGTATAGGCCGTTGCCACCGCTATGGACAAAAACACGATGTTGTAGTCATAAACTTTGTAAATCGCAAGAATGCCGCTGACCAGCGGGTATATGAACTATTAGACCAGAAATTTAATCTATTTAAAGGTATTTTTGGGGCCAGTGATGAGGTTCTTGGAAGCATTGAATCCGGGGTTGATTTTGAAAAGCGTATAGCGACCATTTATCAATCCTGCCGGAGTGAGGATGAAATAAATACCGCTTTTGACACTTTGCAAAACGAAATGGATGAAAGTATTCAGAAGAATTTAAAGGATACACGCCAGAAGCTACTTGAAAACTTTGATTCAGAAGTTCATGACAAACTAAAGATAAATGATAGAGAAAGCCATGAAAATCTTGATAACTACGAACGTTGGTTATGGGATATTACCCGCCATTTTTTAGGTGATAACGCTAAGTTTGCAGAACAAGGGTATTCTTTTCTTCTTAAAAATAATCCATTCCCAAAAGAGAGCATTGATGCCGGTCCCTATAAAATAGGTAAAAATGTTGAAGATGCCCACATTTACAGGCCCGGACATCCTCTGGCACAGCGGATATTAAATGAACTAAAAACCCGTAATACTGACATAGCGGAAATTGTATTTGATTATTCTAATAATCCAACTATGATATCTGTTTTGAAGCCACTTGTTGGAAAAAATGGGGTTATGAAAGTTAGTAATTATACAGTAGAAGCATTTGAGGCAGAAGACCAGATCATAGTATCCGCCTTTAATCAGCAAGGTAAACCAATCGACATGGATATTGCCCGTAAATTGTTTGCTGTTTCAGCTGAAATTACAAAAGAAAAAGCTATAATAAGTGAAAGTGAGAAAATGAAGTTAGCTGAAATTGAAAACCAAACAATCAATACAACGTCCACTAATATAGCTGAACGTAATAGTGATTTTTTTAATATTGAAATCGATAAACTGGATAGATGGGCAGATGATATGAAAACTGCCCTGGAACTTGACCTTAAAAAACTTGATATTGATATAAAAACAGCTAAAACACAAGCAAAAAAGATTTTGAACCTGGAAGAGAAATTAAAAGAACATCGTAGGATAAAAGATTCTGAGAAAAAACGTAATGAAATGCGAAAAAAGCTTTACGAAGCACAAGATGATGTAGATAAGCAAAAAGAAGGATTAATTGAGAGAGTGGAAGCACAACTTAAACAAAAATCATCGTTAACACCGCTTTTTACTATTCGTTGGAAAGTGGTATAA
- a CDS encoding HEPN domain-containing protein — MNKNKKDFVLRWFEKANNDLKNIKNNLAAKDVPVDTVCFHAQQAIEKYLKGALIYKNKEVSKTHDLVKLLSEVKKFIPELGKLEEELERITEYAVETRYPDTFLEPSLEEAKHSYSLAIKIKKIVISKLKIVP, encoded by the coding sequence ATGAACAAAAATAAAAAGGATTTTGTTTTAAGATGGTTTGAAAAAGCAAATAACGACCTGAAAAACATTAAAAACAATCTCGCCGCAAAAGATGTTCCTGTTGACACCGTTTGTTTTCACGCTCAACAAGCCATAGAAAAATATTTAAAAGGTGCTTTGATTTATAAAAACAAAGAAGTTTCGAAAACGCATGATTTGGTAAAACTTCTTTCAGAAGTAAAAAAGTTTATCCCGGAACTGGGAAAGTTAGAAGAAGAACTGGAAAGGATTACAGAATATGCAGTTGAAACAAGATACCCGGACACATTCCTGGAACCATCGCTTGAAGAAGCAAAACATTCATACAGTTTAGCTATAAAAATAAAAAAGATAGTAATCAGTAAACTCAAGATAGTCCCATAG